In one window of Drosophila ananassae strain 14024-0371.13 chromosome XR, ASM1763931v2, whole genome shotgun sequence DNA:
- the LOC6502708 gene encoding WASH complex subunit 4 isoform X5, translating into MQEHDVTLKELTKQTPAFSEPKNNSLISMKSVIELNYVLKNCVVSERFLEESQLVANKPLTTLANLCNQCRDLNETAKQLQLTFLLSDFRLKDQRQHLGYGIAGLEQTLFGISTSIDFFCQVNFTLNRINATVQNLWTQIGAVCVLVEINEIHIFTLFDYMIGLLESVVIFNEIVEHSDIASLWILYKKWLTTFTNNKDILDHCTSLELLGLSKALSDIESVIGGNHFRTLIAHLIKLKKQTCLKDVNQITQHSNAYIRRKLVAIDENQDSDYQNIEDPKLIIQITAFVTTLHEMGIQIETKSVKAVNDLVTKHQFLPICGTICWSPHKFFLHNSKTLFKSPAKPQIINSHGTKFQPSIIEKVKLNDLKTCRQLGNQIALWSFSLKRVIDCGVFGHLKMFSNLILSGHSYANEIFVLTNSLINRHIALKSPLVKADLLLLCRLLQYLMIIQDIFEKNQINFNRFLDSLIQWKKQKVLYLLQTTKKKIVDIKLVQQKANLLSTLKLTEKIFVGFPSIKRMTFLNLALAEFSDKDRLQLGNKNNYFSSILFRSNNMCRFKQDNRTKLDSSILIYNLWLRNTSIFKDYVELKRNSHSMQNIMEINQQLQKSLRIFNSCENNKHPPNYLIIEFLKVNFEFFLRVEALSHLFQNQDEPFQKNTLDYRHCINAIASECFGSYDIVRDNLENYLTETFYNLTTIAPHDWKSYEKMRYFANKVLLLSPINDHLPNQIIDQGIDVLQIMRNINTFASSFSYNMNLQLFVEIQSNGKHLDIISTRHVANSVQTHGTGIINTTVNFIYQFLRQKFYTFSTFLHDEQIKSRLLKELRFHLAKKHDRKHESYPYERAENFLKKIKKLGVSINGETYMDLFRKVITQVGNAVGYVRLLQAGSKNANYRSRSYMSKFENILNSVDSRRMHKVTENSIGEYEKGVGHMKECYSDSTNYFKLLLLGFKPFLCNPNNHHLKTFYLITPAVITNYIDYRVKEKLKVHKKDQTNFSVFEDGFAIGLIYILCMLNQLGDFHELGWSQSTAKQLNAERSKVTGIVKRQKETSEQVDEKLLQTVAITERHVNAYEHEYNLLYATLSSAEIFFQ; encoded by the exons ATGCAGGAACACGATGTAACTTTAAAAGAGTTAACAAAGCAAACACCTGCATTCTCCGAACCCAAAAATAACTCACTGATTTCCATGAAATCCGTGATAGAGCTTAACTATGTTTTGAAAAATTGCGTTGTGTCAGAGAGGTTTTTGGAGGAATCACAGTTGGTCGCAAATAAACCGTTGACTACATTAGCCAATTTGTGCAACCAGTGCCGGGATTTAAATGAGACAGCGAAGCAGTTGCAGCTGACATTTTTACTCAGTGACTTCAGGCTGAAAGATCAGCGACAGCATTTAGGATACGGCATAGCTGGATTGGAGCAGACTCTGTTTGGTATAAGCACCTccattgattttttttgtcagGTAAACTTTACATTAAACCGTATAAATGCGACTGTTCAGAACCTGTGGACTCAAATTGGCGCCGTCTGCGTTCTGGTGGAGATCAAtgaaatacatatattt ACCCTTTTTGATTATATGATTGGACTACTTGAATCCGTAgtaatatttaatgaaatagTGGAGCATTCAGACATAGCGTCACTATggattttatacaaaaaatggTTAACTACGTTTACCAATAATAAAGATATATTGGACCACTGTACTTCTTTGGAACTTCTAGGCCTTAGTAAAGCTCTTAGTGACATTGAGTCTGTAATTGGTGGAAATCATTTTCGT ACTCTTATAGCTCATCTGATCAAACTGAAGAAACAAACATGCCTAAAAGATGTGAATCAGATTACTCAACATTCCAATGCCTACATTCGTAGGAAGCTGGTTGCTATTGATGAAAATCAGGATTCCGACTACCAAAACATTGAAGACCCTAAATTAATCATTCAAATCACCGCATTTGTCACAACGCTCCACGAGATGGGAATCCAAATAGAGACCAAGTCAGTCAAGGCTGTAAACGACCTCGTGACCAAGCACCAGTTTCTACCAATATGTGGGACGATTTGCTGGTCTCcccataaattttttttgcacaatTCCAAAACGTTGTTTAAATCGCCAGCCAAGCCTCAAATTATAAACAGCCACGGCACAAAATTCCAACCATCAATTATTGAAAAAGTAAAACTAAACGACTTAAAAACCTGTCGGCAATTAGGCAATCAGATTGCTCTTTGGTCATTCAGCCTTAAAAGAGTAATTGACTGTGGAGTTTTTGGGCACTTGAAGATGTTTTCAAATCTTATCCTAAGTGGTCATTCGTATGCCAAcgaaatatttgttttaacGAACTCATTGATTAACCGTCACATCGCGCTCAAGTCCCCATTAGTAAAGGCTGATCTCCTTCTTCTATGCCGTCTGCTCCAATATCTTATGATAATACAGGACATCTTTGAGAAGAACCAAATAAATTTCAATCGTTTCTTAGATTCACTGATTCAATGGAAAAAGCAGAAGGTTCTGTACCTTCTACAGACTACAAAGAAAAAGATTGTTGACATAAAGTTAGTTCAGCAAAAAGCAAACCTTCTCTCAACATTAAAGTTGACTGAAAAGATATTTGTAGGCTTTCCAAGTATAAAGCGGATGACTTTTCTTAATTTGGCTCTGGCCGAGTTCTCTGACAAGGACCGATTGCAActtggaaataaaaataattatttcagttCCATTTTGTTTCGATCAAACAATATGTGCCGTTTTAAGCAAGATAACAGAACGAAATTGGACTCATCAATTCTGATTTATAACTTATGGCTTCGTAACACGTCCATTTTCAAAGATTATGTTGAGTTGAAACGGAATTCTCACTCCATGCAG AATATAATGGAGATAAAtcaacaactgcaaaagagccTTCGAATTTTTAACAGCTGTGAGAATAACAAACATCCGCCCAACTACCTGATAATCGAGTTTCTCAAAGtaaattttgagttttttctTCGGGTGGAAGCTCTCTcgcatttatttcaaaatcaaGATGAGCCTTTCCAAAAAAATACCTTAGATTATCGTCACTGCATAAATGCAATCGCTTCTGAATGTTTCGGGAGTTACGACATAGTTCGAG ATAACCTTGAGAACTATTTAACTGAGACCTTTTACAATCTGACGACAATTGCACCTCACGACTGGAAATCATACGAAAAGATGCGTTACTTTGCAAACAAGGTGTTACTTCTAAGTCCCATTAATGATCATCTTCCCAACCAGATCATAGACCAA ggTATAGATGTGCTGCAAATTATGCGAAATATAAACACATTTGCCTCCTCGTTTTCTTATAACATGAATCTACAGCTTTTTGTAGAAATACAAAGCAATGGAAAGCACCTGGACATCATAAGCACTCGGCATGTTGCGAACTCGGTTCAGACACACGGCACTGGTATCATCAACACCACTGTAAATTTTATATACCAGTTCCTGCGACAAAAGTTCTACACCTTTTCCACTTTCTTGCATGATGAGCAGATCAAATCGCGGTTGTTAAAAGAACTACGTTTTCACCTTGCAAAGAAGCATGATAGAAAACACGAATCCTATCCATATGAAAGGGCTGAGAACTTTcttaaaaagattaaaaaactTGGTGTTTCCATCAACGGAGAAACTTACATGGACCTATTTCGAAAAGTTATTACACAAGTCG GCAATGCTGTGGGATACGTGCGCCTGCTGCAGGCCGGAAGCAAAAATGCTAATTACAGAAGCCGATCTTATATgtcaaaatttgaaaatattttgaattccGTGGACTCTCGACGAATGCACAAGGTGACTGAAAATTCAATCGGCGAATATGAGAAAGGCGTGGGTCATATGAAGGAGTGCTACTCTGACAGCACAAACTATTTCAAG ctgctgctgttgggaTTTAAGCCGTTCCTGTGCAACCCGAACAATCATCACTTAAAAACCTTTTACCTCATAACACCGGCAGTGATAACGAACTATATAGACTACAGGGTCAAAGAGAAATTAAAGGTGCATAAAAAGGACCAAACTAATTTCTCCGTGTTTGAAGATGGATTTGCAATCGGTTTGATCTATATATTATGCATGCTAAACCAGCTTGGCGATTTTCATGAGCTAGGTTGGAGCCAAAGCACTGCTAAGCAACTAAATGCGGAGCGCTCCAAAGTGACCGGTATAGTGAAAAGGCAAAAAGAAACATCAGAGCAAGTCGACGAAAAGCTGCTCCAAACCGTGGCGATAACTGAGCGGCACGTTAATGCTTATGAGCATGAGTACAACCTCCTTTACGCCACCCTCAGTAGTGCTGAAATATTCttccaataa
- the LOC6502708 gene encoding WASH complex subunit 4 isoform X4: MTLHTLTIFAEDILRNYGLFMQEHDVTLKELTKQTPAFSEPKNNSLISMKSVIELNYVLKNCVVSERFLEESQLVANKPLTTLANLCNQCRDLNETAKQLQLTFLLSDFRLKDQRQHLGYGIAGLEQTLFGISTSIDFFCQVNFTLNRINATVQNLWTQIGAVCVLVEINEIHIFTLFDYMIGLLESVVIFNEIVEHSDIASLWILYKKWLTTFTNNKDILDHCTSLELLGLSKALSDIESVIGGNHFRTLIAHLIKLKKQTCLKDVNQITQHSNAYIRRKLVAIDENQDSDYQNIEDPKLIIQITAFVTTLHEMGIQIETKSVKAVNDLVTKHQFLPICGTICWSPHKFFLHNSKTLFKSPAKPQIINSHGTKFQPSIIEKVKLNDLKTCRQLGNQIALWSFSLKRVIDCGVFGHLKMFSNLILSGHSYANEIFVLTNSLINRHIALKSPLVKADLLLLCRLLQYLMIIQDIFEKNQINFNRFLDSLIQWKKQKVLYLLQTTKKKIVDIKLVQQKANLLSTLKLTEKIFVGFPSIKRMTFLNLALAEFSDKDRLQLGNKNNYFSSILFRSNNMCRFKQDNRTKLDSSILIYNLWLRNTSIFKDYVELKRNSHSMQNIMEINQQLQKSLRIFNSCENNKHPPNYLIIEFLKVNFEFFLRVEALSHLFQNQDEPFQKNTLDYRHCINAIASECFGSYDIVRDNLENYLTETFYNLTTIAPHDWKSYEKMRYFANKVLLLSPINDHLPNQIIDQGIDVLQIMRNINTFASSFSYNMNLQLFVEIQSNGKHLDIISTRHVANSVQTHGTGIINTTVNFIYQFLRQKFYTFSTFLHDEQIKSRLLKELRFHLAKKHDRKHESYPYERAENFLKKIKKLGVSINGETYMDLFRKVITQVGNAVGYVRLLQAGSKNANYRSRSYMSKFENILNSVDSRRMHKVTENSIGEYEKGVGHMKECYSDSTNYFKLLLLGFKPFLCNPNNHHLKTFYLITPAVITNYIDYRVKEKLKVHKKDQTNFSVFEDGFAIGLIYILCMLNQLGDFHELGWSQSTAKQLNAERSKVTGIVKRQKETSEQVDEKLLQTVAITERHVNAYEHEYNLLYATLSSAEIFFQ; the protein is encoded by the exons ATGACCCTGCATACGTTAA CTATATTTGCCGAGGACATACTTAGGAACTATGGGTTGTTTATGCAGGAACACGATGTAACTTTAAAAGAGTTAACAAAGCAAACACCTGCATTCTCCGAACCCAAAAATAACTCACTGATTTCCATGAAATCCGTGATAGAGCTTAACTATGTTTTGAAAAATTGCGTTGTGTCAGAGAGGTTTTTGGAGGAATCACAGTTGGTCGCAAATAAACCGTTGACTACATTAGCCAATTTGTGCAACCAGTGCCGGGATTTAAATGAGACAGCGAAGCAGTTGCAGCTGACATTTTTACTCAGTGACTTCAGGCTGAAAGATCAGCGACAGCATTTAGGATACGGCATAGCTGGATTGGAGCAGACTCTGTTTGGTATAAGCACCTccattgattttttttgtcagGTAAACTTTACATTAAACCGTATAAATGCGACTGTTCAGAACCTGTGGACTCAAATTGGCGCCGTCTGCGTTCTGGTGGAGATCAAtgaaatacatatattt ACCCTTTTTGATTATATGATTGGACTACTTGAATCCGTAgtaatatttaatgaaatagTGGAGCATTCAGACATAGCGTCACTATggattttatacaaaaaatggTTAACTACGTTTACCAATAATAAAGATATATTGGACCACTGTACTTCTTTGGAACTTCTAGGCCTTAGTAAAGCTCTTAGTGACATTGAGTCTGTAATTGGTGGAAATCATTTTCGT ACTCTTATAGCTCATCTGATCAAACTGAAGAAACAAACATGCCTAAAAGATGTGAATCAGATTACTCAACATTCCAATGCCTACATTCGTAGGAAGCTGGTTGCTATTGATGAAAATCAGGATTCCGACTACCAAAACATTGAAGACCCTAAATTAATCATTCAAATCACCGCATTTGTCACAACGCTCCACGAGATGGGAATCCAAATAGAGACCAAGTCAGTCAAGGCTGTAAACGACCTCGTGACCAAGCACCAGTTTCTACCAATATGTGGGACGATTTGCTGGTCTCcccataaattttttttgcacaatTCCAAAACGTTGTTTAAATCGCCAGCCAAGCCTCAAATTATAAACAGCCACGGCACAAAATTCCAACCATCAATTATTGAAAAAGTAAAACTAAACGACTTAAAAACCTGTCGGCAATTAGGCAATCAGATTGCTCTTTGGTCATTCAGCCTTAAAAGAGTAATTGACTGTGGAGTTTTTGGGCACTTGAAGATGTTTTCAAATCTTATCCTAAGTGGTCATTCGTATGCCAAcgaaatatttgttttaacGAACTCATTGATTAACCGTCACATCGCGCTCAAGTCCCCATTAGTAAAGGCTGATCTCCTTCTTCTATGCCGTCTGCTCCAATATCTTATGATAATACAGGACATCTTTGAGAAGAACCAAATAAATTTCAATCGTTTCTTAGATTCACTGATTCAATGGAAAAAGCAGAAGGTTCTGTACCTTCTACAGACTACAAAGAAAAAGATTGTTGACATAAAGTTAGTTCAGCAAAAAGCAAACCTTCTCTCAACATTAAAGTTGACTGAAAAGATATTTGTAGGCTTTCCAAGTATAAAGCGGATGACTTTTCTTAATTTGGCTCTGGCCGAGTTCTCTGACAAGGACCGATTGCAActtggaaataaaaataattatttcagttCCATTTTGTTTCGATCAAACAATATGTGCCGTTTTAAGCAAGATAACAGAACGAAATTGGACTCATCAATTCTGATTTATAACTTATGGCTTCGTAACACGTCCATTTTCAAAGATTATGTTGAGTTGAAACGGAATTCTCACTCCATGCAG AATATAATGGAGATAAAtcaacaactgcaaaagagccTTCGAATTTTTAACAGCTGTGAGAATAACAAACATCCGCCCAACTACCTGATAATCGAGTTTCTCAAAGtaaattttgagttttttctTCGGGTGGAAGCTCTCTcgcatttatttcaaaatcaaGATGAGCCTTTCCAAAAAAATACCTTAGATTATCGTCACTGCATAAATGCAATCGCTTCTGAATGTTTCGGGAGTTACGACATAGTTCGAG ATAACCTTGAGAACTATTTAACTGAGACCTTTTACAATCTGACGACAATTGCACCTCACGACTGGAAATCATACGAAAAGATGCGTTACTTTGCAAACAAGGTGTTACTTCTAAGTCCCATTAATGATCATCTTCCCAACCAGATCATAGACCAA ggTATAGATGTGCTGCAAATTATGCGAAATATAAACACATTTGCCTCCTCGTTTTCTTATAACATGAATCTACAGCTTTTTGTAGAAATACAAAGCAATGGAAAGCACCTGGACATCATAAGCACTCGGCATGTTGCGAACTCGGTTCAGACACACGGCACTGGTATCATCAACACCACTGTAAATTTTATATACCAGTTCCTGCGACAAAAGTTCTACACCTTTTCCACTTTCTTGCATGATGAGCAGATCAAATCGCGGTTGTTAAAAGAACTACGTTTTCACCTTGCAAAGAAGCATGATAGAAAACACGAATCCTATCCATATGAAAGGGCTGAGAACTTTcttaaaaagattaaaaaactTGGTGTTTCCATCAACGGAGAAACTTACATGGACCTATTTCGAAAAGTTATTACACAAGTCG GCAATGCTGTGGGATACGTGCGCCTGCTGCAGGCCGGAAGCAAAAATGCTAATTACAGAAGCCGATCTTATATgtcaaaatttgaaaatattttgaattccGTGGACTCTCGACGAATGCACAAGGTGACTGAAAATTCAATCGGCGAATATGAGAAAGGCGTGGGTCATATGAAGGAGTGCTACTCTGACAGCACAAACTATTTCAAG ctgctgctgttgggaTTTAAGCCGTTCCTGTGCAACCCGAACAATCATCACTTAAAAACCTTTTACCTCATAACACCGGCAGTGATAACGAACTATATAGACTACAGGGTCAAAGAGAAATTAAAGGTGCATAAAAAGGACCAAACTAATTTCTCCGTGTTTGAAGATGGATTTGCAATCGGTTTGATCTATATATTATGCATGCTAAACCAGCTTGGCGATTTTCATGAGCTAGGTTGGAGCCAAAGCACTGCTAAGCAACTAAATGCGGAGCGCTCCAAAGTGACCGGTATAGTGAAAAGGCAAAAAGAAACATCAGAGCAAGTCGACGAAAAGCTGCTCCAAACCGTGGCGATAACTGAGCGGCACGTTAATGCTTATGAGCATGAGTACAACCTCCTTTACGCCACCCTCAGTAGTGCTGAAATATTCttccaataa
- the LOC6502708 gene encoding WASH complex subunit 4 isoform X3, translating into MRKDKISMSIFAEDILRNYGLFMQEHDVTLKELTKQTPAFSEPKNNSLISMKSVIELNYVLKNCVVSERFLEESQLVANKPLTTLANLCNQCRDLNETAKQLQLTFLLSDFRLKDQRQHLGYGIAGLEQTLFGISTSIDFFCQVNFTLNRINATVQNLWTQIGAVCVLVEINEIHIFTLFDYMIGLLESVVIFNEIVEHSDIASLWILYKKWLTTFTNNKDILDHCTSLELLGLSKALSDIESVIGGNHFRTLIAHLIKLKKQTCLKDVNQITQHSNAYIRRKLVAIDENQDSDYQNIEDPKLIIQITAFVTTLHEMGIQIETKSVKAVNDLVTKHQFLPICGTICWSPHKFFLHNSKTLFKSPAKPQIINSHGTKFQPSIIEKVKLNDLKTCRQLGNQIALWSFSLKRVIDCGVFGHLKMFSNLILSGHSYANEIFVLTNSLINRHIALKSPLVKADLLLLCRLLQYLMIIQDIFEKNQINFNRFLDSLIQWKKQKVLYLLQTTKKKIVDIKLVQQKANLLSTLKLTEKIFVGFPSIKRMTFLNLALAEFSDKDRLQLGNKNNYFSSILFRSNNMCRFKQDNRTKLDSSILIYNLWLRNTSIFKDYVELKRNSHSMQNIMEINQQLQKSLRIFNSCENNKHPPNYLIIEFLKVNFEFFLRVEALSHLFQNQDEPFQKNTLDYRHCINAIASECFGSYDIVRDNLENYLTETFYNLTTIAPHDWKSYEKMRYFANKVLLLSPINDHLPNQIIDQGIDVLQIMRNINTFASSFSYNMNLQLFVEIQSNGKHLDIISTRHVANSVQTHGTGIINTTVNFIYQFLRQKFYTFSTFLHDEQIKSRLLKELRFHLAKKHDRKHESYPYERAENFLKKIKKLGVSINGETYMDLFRKVITQVGNAVGYVRLLQAGSKNANYRSRSYMSKFENILNSVDSRRMHKVTENSIGEYEKGVGHMKECYSDSTNYFKLLLLGFKPFLCNPNNHHLKTFYLITPAVITNYIDYRVKEKLKVHKKDQTNFSVFEDGFAIGLIYILCMLNQLGDFHELGWSQSTAKQLNAERSKVTGIVKRQKETSEQVDEKLLQTVAITERHVNAYEHEYNLLYATLSSAEIFFQ; encoded by the exons ATGAGAAAAGATAAAATATCAATGT CTATATTTGCCGAGGACATACTTAGGAACTATGGGTTGTTTATGCAGGAACACGATGTAACTTTAAAAGAGTTAACAAAGCAAACACCTGCATTCTCCGAACCCAAAAATAACTCACTGATTTCCATGAAATCCGTGATAGAGCTTAACTATGTTTTGAAAAATTGCGTTGTGTCAGAGAGGTTTTTGGAGGAATCACAGTTGGTCGCAAATAAACCGTTGACTACATTAGCCAATTTGTGCAACCAGTGCCGGGATTTAAATGAGACAGCGAAGCAGTTGCAGCTGACATTTTTACTCAGTGACTTCAGGCTGAAAGATCAGCGACAGCATTTAGGATACGGCATAGCTGGATTGGAGCAGACTCTGTTTGGTATAAGCACCTccattgattttttttgtcagGTAAACTTTACATTAAACCGTATAAATGCGACTGTTCAGAACCTGTGGACTCAAATTGGCGCCGTCTGCGTTCTGGTGGAGATCAAtgaaatacatatattt ACCCTTTTTGATTATATGATTGGACTACTTGAATCCGTAgtaatatttaatgaaatagTGGAGCATTCAGACATAGCGTCACTATggattttatacaaaaaatggTTAACTACGTTTACCAATAATAAAGATATATTGGACCACTGTACTTCTTTGGAACTTCTAGGCCTTAGTAAAGCTCTTAGTGACATTGAGTCTGTAATTGGTGGAAATCATTTTCGT ACTCTTATAGCTCATCTGATCAAACTGAAGAAACAAACATGCCTAAAAGATGTGAATCAGATTACTCAACATTCCAATGCCTACATTCGTAGGAAGCTGGTTGCTATTGATGAAAATCAGGATTCCGACTACCAAAACATTGAAGACCCTAAATTAATCATTCAAATCACCGCATTTGTCACAACGCTCCACGAGATGGGAATCCAAATAGAGACCAAGTCAGTCAAGGCTGTAAACGACCTCGTGACCAAGCACCAGTTTCTACCAATATGTGGGACGATTTGCTGGTCTCcccataaattttttttgcacaatTCCAAAACGTTGTTTAAATCGCCAGCCAAGCCTCAAATTATAAACAGCCACGGCACAAAATTCCAACCATCAATTATTGAAAAAGTAAAACTAAACGACTTAAAAACCTGTCGGCAATTAGGCAATCAGATTGCTCTTTGGTCATTCAGCCTTAAAAGAGTAATTGACTGTGGAGTTTTTGGGCACTTGAAGATGTTTTCAAATCTTATCCTAAGTGGTCATTCGTATGCCAAcgaaatatttgttttaacGAACTCATTGATTAACCGTCACATCGCGCTCAAGTCCCCATTAGTAAAGGCTGATCTCCTTCTTCTATGCCGTCTGCTCCAATATCTTATGATAATACAGGACATCTTTGAGAAGAACCAAATAAATTTCAATCGTTTCTTAGATTCACTGATTCAATGGAAAAAGCAGAAGGTTCTGTACCTTCTACAGACTACAAAGAAAAAGATTGTTGACATAAAGTTAGTTCAGCAAAAAGCAAACCTTCTCTCAACATTAAAGTTGACTGAAAAGATATTTGTAGGCTTTCCAAGTATAAAGCGGATGACTTTTCTTAATTTGGCTCTGGCCGAGTTCTCTGACAAGGACCGATTGCAActtggaaataaaaataattatttcagttCCATTTTGTTTCGATCAAACAATATGTGCCGTTTTAAGCAAGATAACAGAACGAAATTGGACTCATCAATTCTGATTTATAACTTATGGCTTCGTAACACGTCCATTTTCAAAGATTATGTTGAGTTGAAACGGAATTCTCACTCCATGCAG AATATAATGGAGATAAAtcaacaactgcaaaagagccTTCGAATTTTTAACAGCTGTGAGAATAACAAACATCCGCCCAACTACCTGATAATCGAGTTTCTCAAAGtaaattttgagttttttctTCGGGTGGAAGCTCTCTcgcatttatttcaaaatcaaGATGAGCCTTTCCAAAAAAATACCTTAGATTATCGTCACTGCATAAATGCAATCGCTTCTGAATGTTTCGGGAGTTACGACATAGTTCGAG ATAACCTTGAGAACTATTTAACTGAGACCTTTTACAATCTGACGACAATTGCACCTCACGACTGGAAATCATACGAAAAGATGCGTTACTTTGCAAACAAGGTGTTACTTCTAAGTCCCATTAATGATCATCTTCCCAACCAGATCATAGACCAA ggTATAGATGTGCTGCAAATTATGCGAAATATAAACACATTTGCCTCCTCGTTTTCTTATAACATGAATCTACAGCTTTTTGTAGAAATACAAAGCAATGGAAAGCACCTGGACATCATAAGCACTCGGCATGTTGCGAACTCGGTTCAGACACACGGCACTGGTATCATCAACACCACTGTAAATTTTATATACCAGTTCCTGCGACAAAAGTTCTACACCTTTTCCACTTTCTTGCATGATGAGCAGATCAAATCGCGGTTGTTAAAAGAACTACGTTTTCACCTTGCAAAGAAGCATGATAGAAAACACGAATCCTATCCATATGAAAGGGCTGAGAACTTTcttaaaaagattaaaaaactTGGTGTTTCCATCAACGGAGAAACTTACATGGACCTATTTCGAAAAGTTATTACACAAGTCG GCAATGCTGTGGGATACGTGCGCCTGCTGCAGGCCGGAAGCAAAAATGCTAATTACAGAAGCCGATCTTATATgtcaaaatttgaaaatattttgaattccGTGGACTCTCGACGAATGCACAAGGTGACTGAAAATTCAATCGGCGAATATGAGAAAGGCGTGGGTCATATGAAGGAGTGCTACTCTGACAGCACAAACTATTTCAAG ctgctgctgttgggaTTTAAGCCGTTCCTGTGCAACCCGAACAATCATCACTTAAAAACCTTTTACCTCATAACACCGGCAGTGATAACGAACTATATAGACTACAGGGTCAAAGAGAAATTAAAGGTGCATAAAAAGGACCAAACTAATTTCTCCGTGTTTGAAGATGGATTTGCAATCGGTTTGATCTATATATTATGCATGCTAAACCAGCTTGGCGATTTTCATGAGCTAGGTTGGAGCCAAAGCACTGCTAAGCAACTAAATGCGGAGCGCTCCAAAGTGACCGGTATAGTGAAAAGGCAAAAAGAAACATCAGAGCAAGTCGACGAAAAGCTGCTCCAAACCGTGGCGATAACTGAGCGGCACGTTAATGCTTATGAGCATGAGTACAACCTCCTTTACGCCACCCTCAGTAGTGCTGAAATATTCttccaataa